The genome window TCCACTAATTAAAGAAAACACATTTTCTTTAACTAAGAATTTCTGTTAGTTAAAGAAAAGCCGTTTTCTTTTACTAAGAATACAAGTAACTAAAGGTTTTAGGGTTGGGTTTAAAAGCAGAGGGTTACGCTTAAAGGAAAGTAAGGACTAAAAAGACAGGAACGACAGCGGGGAATTAAATGAAAGTCAATTCTCATTTTTCAACTTTCAATTTTCCACTAACAACTCAATTCTCTCCATTTTCCGCAGTTCGTGGATGGTAAACGCATCTTCCACGTGGTAGTCTCCGATGGCAGTACGGCGGAGTTCAGAGAGGTAACCCCCGCAGCCGAGCCGCGCTCCCAGGTCATGAGCAAGTACCCGGATATAGGTCCCCTTAGAACACTCCACTTCAAATTTAACTTCGGGGAGGTTAATCTCAGTGATTTCAAATCTCGTGACGGTAACCTTACGCGGTTCGCGGTGGACGGTCTTTCCCTTTCGGGCGATTTCATAAAGCTTCTTTCCGGCATAGTTTACTGCACTATACATCGGCGGCACCTGTTCAATCTCTCCGGTGAACTCAGGCAGTACTGCGCGGATTTTCTCTGCGGTTATTCCATCAAGAGAAAACTCTGCATCCGGCTGAGACTCCGCATCCATGGTGGGGGTGCTTTTGCCTAAGGTTATGGTACCGGTATATACTTTGGGAAGATTCTGAAAGGTGTCAATCTGTTTGGTCATTTTGCCGGTGCATACAATAAGCAGACCAGTGGCCAGCGGGTCAAGGGTGCCAGCGTGCCCCATTTTGCGCAAGCCTGCAACCTTGCGGAACTCATGTATTACCTTAAAGGATGACCAGCGGTAGTCCTTATCAATCAGAATTGCTTCACCGCGCGCGAATGCGTTCTGGTCAAGCTTCTGAGTTGTCTTGCGGTTTATCATCCTTGTGAATCTGGCGGATCAGTGAATCAATCTTCTCAACATAGTCAAGCGTGTCGTCTATAAAAAACTTCAGTTCCGGCACGTACCGCAGACTCACCCGGTGGGCAAGCTCGGTTCTTATGAAGCCGGTTCTGTTTTTTATTTTTTCAAGAACATGTTCACGCTTCGCTTTGTCAAAAACGGATATATATATCTTTGCCTGTTTTATATCCGGTGAAACTTTTACGTTTGTTATGGTTATAAAGCCAAGCTCAGGATCATTCATCCTGGTCAGAAAGATCAGACTGATCTCTTCTTTGATCAGGTTTTCAACCTTTTCAATTCTGTGTGATGGCATAGCTTTCCTTTCGCGGCAAAGAAGTCAGGGCAATTAAGCCCCCAACAAAAACTTCTTAGTCCAGTTTCTTCTTTGTCTCTATCAGTTTATAGGCTTCAATGATATCGCCTATTTTGATATCATTATAATTAGCGATACCCATACCGCACTCAAAGCCGGCATCAACTTCCTTAACGTCATCCTTAAACCGCTTAAGCGAGGTAAGTTCTCCGTTAAAGATTACGATGCCATCGCGAATGAGGCGTACCTTGTTGCTGCGCTGTATCTTTCCTTCAAGAACGTAACAGCCGGCAACGGTTCCCACTTTAGGCACTTTAAAGGTTTCGCGTACCTCAACAGAGGCAGTGATTTCTTCACTGACAATCGGGGCAAGCATTCCTTCAAGTGCTGAACGGATTTCGTTAATCGCATCGTAAATTACGTTATATATCTTTATTTCAACCCCTTCTGCCTCCGCGCTCTTGCGTGCATTCAGATTCGGACGCACGTTAAAGCCGATGATAATCGCGTTAGATGCTGCCGCAAGAATTACGTCACCTTCAGAGATTGCTCCCACTCCGCGGTGGATAACACGTACCACCACTTCTTCGGTTGAGATCTTCATCAGTGAGTCAGCCACTGCTTCAACTGAGCCGTCCACGTCACCTTTAACGATGATCGGAAGCTCTTTAACGCCGCCAATGCTTATCTGACGTGAAATTTCATCAAGCGTTATGTGACGAACCTGACGGTTATCCTGCTCGCGCTTGAGCTGCTGGCGTTTTATAGCCACTTCACGTGCCGCGCGTTCTGATTCAACCACGATAAACTGATCACCTGCCTGAGGGGATGACTCAAGACCAAGCACCAGAACCGGAGTTGAAGGACCTGCTTTAAGCACTTTGTTTCCCCGTTCGTCAAACATGGCACGAACACGGCCGTTATATATACCGGCAACAAACGGATCTCCGATACTGAGCGTTCCCTTCTGAACCAGCACCGTTGCAGTCACGCCGCGGCCTTTGTCCAGTTTGGATTCCACTACAACGCCGCGTGCCATACGATCAGGGTTTGCCTTCAGATCAAGCACTTCGGCTTCAAGCAGAATTTTTTCGAGCAGAAGATCAACGTTCACGCCGGTCTTTGCTGAAAGTTCAACACTCTGATACTTGCCGCCCCATTCTTCAACAAGAACATTACGTTCAGCAAGCTGCTGCTTAATTCTTTCGAGATTCACGCCCGGTTTGTCAATCTTATTTATTGCAACTACAATGGGCACATTAGCCGCTTTTGCGTGGTTGATAGCTTCAACCGTCTGAGGCATAACTGCATCATCCGCCGCGACAACCAGCACCACAATATCCGTCACCTGAGCACCTCTTGCGCGCATTGCGGTAAAAGCTTCGTGACCAGGAGTATCAAGGAAGGTGATGGTTTTGCCGCCGCCTACTTCTACTTTGTATGCACCGATATGCTGCGTAATACCTCCTGCTTCACCGGCAACCACATTGGCGCGGCGTATATAATCAAGCAACGAGGTTTTGCCATGGTCAACGTGACCCATGATGGTGACAATAGGACTGCGGAACAGAAGTGTTTCCTCTTCATCAACCGTATCTTCCAGCTCGGTAGCTGAATACTCTTTTTCGAAATCAACCTGGAATCCGAATTCATCAGCTACCAGAGTAATGGTCTCCATTTCAAGGCGCTGATTAATGGATACCATAAGACCGAGCCCCATACATTTTGCTATTACATCACCAACCTGCACTCCCATCAGATTGGCAAGTTCGCTTACTGCAATAAACTCAGTAACGGTAATTCTGTTGCCCTCGGCCAGTTTAATCTCTTCACGGCGTTCCTCTTCTTCAATGCGCTCTTTTTTCTTTTTCTTGCGCATTTGTGCACGGTTTCCGAGTGCCGAGTCATCCATGTTAAGAAGGGTTTTACGGATATTATCCTTTACTTCCTTCTCATCAATTTCGGTTTTCTTTGCCTTGTGGCGTTTCTTTGAAGGATGTTCTTCTTTTTCTTTTTCCTTGGCTGCCGATACCGGAGCTTCCTCGTAAGGCTTGCTCTTTACTTTAATCTTCTTTTTCTTCGGTTTGCCGTCTGCATCAGTACCCTGGGCAGGAGCAATGCTTACAGTTGATTTAACACCAACACCTTTATCCTGCCTTGGTGCAGGTTTTGGAGGAGTCAGATCAATCGTGCCTTTTACAACCAGACCTCGCGCGGCTCCCTGTCTGCGGGTGCGTTCAAGCGGATCTTCAATGGTCTTTGTTTTAGGTTTCCCCTCTGCTTCCGGTTTTGCCGTTTCAGCAGGTTTAGCAGCTTCGGCAGGTTTAACCGGTTGAGGTTTAACTTCTTCTGCCTTAGGATGTTTAGAAGTTTCTTTGTCTTTGGGTTTTTTATCCGATTTTGCCTTGGCTTTTTCTTCTTCCCGCTGCTCCCGGGTTTTTGGTGCAGTGGTAATTTTCTTATCCGCTGAAGCATCAGCAAAGATTTCAGTCTGAACAACAGGCGCTTCATCAGCGGGCTGTGGTTCTTGCACTGCAGAGGTTTCCGCTGCTTTAGGAGTTTCTTCCGCCATTACCTCCGGCTGAGGTTCCGGTTCTTTTGCAACCTCCTGCTCAAGCCGGGCAGCTTCTTCTGCCTCTTTTGCTTCCTGAGCCAGCCGTGCTTCTTCAGCTTCTTTGGCTAATCTTGCCTCTTCAGCTAAACGTGCCTCCTCGGCTTTTCTTGCCTCTTCAGCTTTTTTGGCTTCTTCAACGGCCGGATCAATATTACCGCGCTGCTCATCAAGCTTCCGCATCTTTTCCCGGTGCTCTTCAAGCTTTTTACGGTCTTTCATATACTGAGCGTAAGCCGTTTCTATCATCTCATCCGTAACGGGCGAGTTGATAGTTTTCACTTCAAATCCCTTATCCTTCAGGAACTTGAGCATCGCATCAGAGGGCTGATTGCACTCTTTTGAGAGGTCGGAAACTCTTTTTTTCTTTTCTTTTACTTCAGACATAGATAGTCTTGCTTATCCTTCACTTTCGGTTAGTTGTTCGGTAAGGATTCTGAAAAGCTCATCAATAGAGTCAGGATCAATACCTTCAATCTGTGCAATTTTTTCCTTGCCGGCGCGGAGAACGTCAAGCGCTGTGTCATATCTGTTTTCGATAAGCAGATTGACCAGCTCCTCGCCGAGTTCTTCACGAAGTTCCGGAAGCTCGATATCCTCATCAAGTTCCAGGATGGATTTTTTCTCTCTGATCAGTTCTATATCATAACCGGTCAGGCGGGATGCAAGATTGATGTTTACAGCACGGAGACCCACAATGGTTCCCGCCTGTTTTTCTTCAGCATATATAATTGCTTTTTTGTTGGCTGTGTCAAGTTCGATATTCTTTATCTTGCCGGGGTTAAGAGCGCGGATAATAAGAGTCTTTATATCATCAGACCAGTTGAATACGTCTATATTTTCGCCGTTCAGTTCTTTAACGATTGAAGTGATGCGCACACCCTTCATGCCGATACAGGCCCCGACTGCATCAACACGTTTATCAGTGCTTTCAACAGCCACTTTGGCGCGCATACCCGGCTGGCGGGCAATTGCTTTAATTTCAATAACGCCGTCAAAGATTTCCGGAATTTCAATTTCAAACAGCCTTCTCAGGAATTCATTATCCGCACGGCTGATAATAACCTGCGGATTCCCTTTATCGCGTCTGATTTCTTTGATTACCGCGCGGAGTATTCTTCCCTTTATATATTTTTCACCCGGAATCTGTTCATTCTTCGGGAGTACCAGTTCATTTTTGTTATGGTTGACCAGTATATCATGCTTGCGGTTCTGATAGATTTCACCGATAACAATATCGCCGATTTTCTTTTTATAGTCGGCAAATATCACTTCCTTTTCAATGTCGCGGATCTTCTGGTTCAGTGTATTTTTTGCCAGAAGAACCAGGCGTCTTCCGAATGAACTGAGAGGAAGGATTTCTATATAATCATCACCCAGGTCAAGTTCATCTTCATTACCGCGTGAGTTTACTTCATCAAGACTGATTTCCAGGTCAGGATTTCCGACCGTTTCAACAATTACGCGTGAAAGCTGGCACTCAATATCACCGCGGTCCATATTAACGATTACTTCAAAGCGGGCTTCTTCTCCGAAACGTTTCTGAAGAATGGTCTTGAATACCTCTTCAACAACGCCGATAAGATAGTCACGGTCAATGCCCTTTTCTTTGGCAATCATTGAGAAGGACTCAATTATTTCAGAATTCATGCTTATAACTCCTTTATCACTTAAAACTTATTTTAACAACTGCTTTGCGGATCCGGCTGAACTCTAATACCAGTTCGCTCTTATCCTTCAGTTCAAAAACCAGGGTGTCTTCTCCGGCGGATTTGAGCTTAGCAGTTACGGAAACGGTTTCATCACCGCTGCCGGAGTAATCAATCTGAAATGTCCGGCCGGCATGTTTTTTAAATTGTCTTATATCTGTCAGCGGGTTATCAGCCCCGGGGGAAGAAACATCAAGCCGGTAAGAAAAACCGGGATCAAGTTTTTGTTCAAATTCCTCTGAGATAGCGGTACTGATGCGGGCGCAATCTTCAATCGTAAGTGAGGTTTCTGCATCAGCATAGACCTCAATAATCCTGGAGCTTTTGCTTCCGCGGAACTTAACATCAATGAAGATGAATCCGGCGGAGAGCACTGCCTGCCGGCAGATAGTATGTATGGTAGCTTCTAAATCTGTCATAAAACAAAAAACGCCCTTTTTAGGGCGAACTGAGAGTCCAAAATTACAATTATTCCGTGAAAATAGCAAATAATTTAAATTATTGCCTGATGGCGGGGATAATGTGCAATTTACAATCTACAACCCGCGGGGAGCCAAGTATTCTGCGTTAATCTGCGTAATCTGCGGGGGACTCTTTGTGGCTTAACGCAGGTTTCAGGGAACTTGGGGACTCTGACGACAATGAGGACACTGGGGTTTAATCCTCTATGAAACTTTGCGCCTCACTTTGCTTTCCGCCACGGTGGATTACGTTAAAATCTTCTTTGTATCTTAGCGCGGGACTTTGGAACAATGGGCTGATACCAGATAAATATTCACAATTCACAATTCACAATTCACAATTCACAATTCACAATTCACAATTCACAATTTTCAATTGATTTTCACCACTCTGAACCCGACATCATGAGAATAGTAGTCCGGATTCATGTTCTGACGGTTAAAGACCCGGCAGTTTGCGGCACTGCTGCGGTATGAGCCGCCCCGGAGGATTTTATATACACCGCTGACCGGCCCGCGCGGATTGGTAACCTCTGCCGAATCCAGACATTCCTGATAATATGATGCCGAGTAGGAATCCTGCACCCATTCCCAAACATTGCCGCTCATATCAGCTATGCCAAGCCGGTTTGAAAACTTCCCCTGCACCGGATAGGTTTTTCCGCCGCTGTTATCAAGATACCATGCATAATTCATTAGCTGTGCTGTTTCATTGGTTCCGCTGTAGCGGGTTGAATCTCCTCCGCTCCGGGCGGCATACTCCCACTCCGCTTCCGTTGGCAGCCGCACCACAATACCCTGATGAAAGGAAATCCATTTGCAGAACGCGTCAGCATCAAGCCAGGTTATGTTCACCACAGGTCTTGCGCCGCGGATGCCGTTATCACGAGGCAGAGGCCTTCCTGTCTGCTGGCAGAATTCATCATATTGTATATACGTGATTTCAAATGTACTTATGGAAAACGGGCTGAGCCGCACCGGATGGACGGGAAGTTCGTCTGCATCCCCCTCCTGATATATATCCCCCATGGCAAAGACACCGCCGGGGAGTTCGGACCAGCTGAAGGTGATTCCTGAGGTCACTTTATTCATGATAATATCATTTTGCGTTACCTTGCCTCTTCGTATATAAAAGGTGCGGGATTCCACATGATATCCAGGCAGTGAAGCAGTCACCGTATAGGTGCCCTGCCCCAGGTCGTAGAATGCATAAGATCCGCTTTTATCCGTGGTGACGGGATTGCGCCACGGATCTATGGTGATAGTAACCCCCTGAAGTGTTTCACCCGAAGTGTTCATAACCACCCCCTTAATGGTTGCGTAATCCGATACGGGAAGAAACATACCGGGATCACACGCCTGAAACAGGTAAGATGAAAAAAGAAGGACGATCAGCAAACCGGCAGAATATCGCACAAAACCTCCGCACCTTCTGAAAAGTATTGTTAATGTAACTTCAAAATTACCCTTCCCGCTTTTCAGAATCAATCACCTATTTAATGGATAAGGGACAATGGATAATGGATAATTGATAAGGGAGAATTTTTGTTGGATTGTGTTTTCACAATTCACAATTCACAATTCACATTTCACATTTCATACTTCATACTTCATAATTCATAATTCATAATTCTTAATTAATGCCGATCCGGCTTGACTTGGCTAAGTTAATTACTTAGGTTGTGCCCCAGAATACAAATATTTTACTTAGGAACATTGATATGAAAATTTCAGCAAAACTTTCCTCCGCCTCCTCCATTTTTCAGCTTGCTCTGAACAATAATGCCCGCTCACCGCTTCATCCTGAGACCGCATCCTGGAAAGGAAGGCTGGCATCTGAAGGATATTATATCAGCAAAACCCGCCTCAAAGCAGCTGACCGGCTTATCAAATCCCTCTACAAGGAAGATCTCCGGGATGCCTTCCTCCACTTTTCTCTGTTTGATGACAGTTCAATAACCGGGTGCAGCGTGCCTCTCTTTTTTAATCAGAACGGCAGTCAGGAACCGTTTGAAGGGCATCTGAACCTGATTATTGGCAGCTCTCCGGAGAACGAACCCGCGGAGATTTTTACTCTGCTTCCTCTCACCTCCCCCTTTCTGCTGATTAACACGGGAAAAGGGTTCTTTCTTCACTGTTCTGATACCGGAGCCGTTCCCGGACTTTATATAGCAACAGCGCTTGATGAGGATATCCCCGGCAGAATCCGGCTTTCAGGTATCTCTTTCGGGAGGAAACTTACCATGCATGAAGAGAAAACTTTCCGCACGGCACTCAGCCGTTTCTTCAGCAGCAAGGGAGGCCGGAAATGAATCTCCCCCTCTTAACAAAAGAAATCGCCCTAAGGCAGTCGGCGGATTATTATCAGCGCTTTATGGCGGCTCTGCCCGACCCTGATCCGGTTCTGCAGAAAACCGGGAAAGGAATTGAGGCATACCGCGAACTGACTACCGATGCGCATCTCTACTCGGTTATCCAGCAGAGAAAAGCCGGGGTGCTGTCGCTGCCGCGGGAGGTAACCGGAGAGTCATATATACAGCCCGTTATCGAATCGCTCCTTGAACGGCTTGATTCCGATACTCTTATATCCCAGATACTAAACGCGCCTCTGTTCGGCTATACCGTGCTTGAGATAACCTGGGAGCCGGTATATATAAACGGCAGAAAGTGGATACTGCCGGCGCGGGCTGAGGAAAAACCGCAGGAATGGTTCCGCTTTGATCAGATGAACCGGCTCCGGTACCGCTCACTCAGCAGTCCGGAAGGCATTCCCCTGCCTGATAAAAAATTCCTGCTGGTGCAGAATGACGCCACATATATAAACCCCTACGGCGAAAAAGTGCTTTCAAGATGTTACTGGCCGGTTCTCTTTAAGAAAAACGGGCTGGAGATCTGGGTCAGCTTCACCCAGCGCTACGGACTCCCGTTTGTCATCGGCAAGCAGCCGGCATCATCAACCCCCGAAGCTTCCGCGGAACTGATGCAGACTCTTGAGGAAATGATTACCACCTCCGCGGCGGTTATTCCTGATAACACTTCGGTAGAAATTATCAGTTTCCCGAGCGGGGCATCAATAGATGCATACCGCTACTTTCTGGAATTCATGAATAGTGAAATTTCCAAAGCAGTACTCACACAGACTCTCACAACCGAACTTCAGCAGCGCGGTTCCTACGCAGCCGCGCGTACCCACAGTGATCAGCTTGCAAAGCTTCATCTTGCTGACGCGCGTCTCGCTGAAAAAACCATAAACCGGATGCTCAGATGGATAGCGGAGATAAATTCCCCCGCTGCTGATGCCGCATCAATCCCCCGCTTCCGGTTTGATATATCCTCACTCATCCCTGAAACCAACAAGGAAAACCATGACTGAAATTCTTTCCCCCGAACTGATTAAGCTGGTGGTTAACGGCGGCGTGACGGCTGTTATCTTTATCATCTGGTATATATCCTTCACCCGGATCACCCGGCAGAATCAGGAAGCGATGGATCACCTCATCCGGCTCCTGCATGAGGATATTAAGTACAAGGAAATCCTGACCGGCCTGCTCAACAGGGTTGAACTGAAGCTGGATTTTCTTAATAAGCAGTATCCTCCCCACTGACAGGAGGCCTTATAGCTGAAACTGACAATCCTTCCAGGGACTATCTTATCGGACTTGCCGCTCCTCAGCTTCTCCCCTACCAGCTCCGCTGGCTTACTGATCAGGCCCGGATTAAAATCTGGGAAAAATCAAGACGCATCGGGGCTACGTATGTACAGTCACTTGAAGATGTGATAGACTGCCTCTCCGGACTTACCCCCGCGGTATGGTTCACCTCAACGGATGAATCAGCCGCGCGGGAGTATATATACTACTGTTCTGAATGGCTGCGTTCTCTGCATGAACTTCACCCGGGCGCCCTGCCTCCTCTCCCTTCCTCCCCGAAAGGAAAAACCAGATCCCGTGAGATTAACTTCAGCAATAACACGCGCATACATGCTCTCTCAAGCAATCCCTCCGCCTTCCGCTCCAAAGGAGGAAAGGTAACCATTGACGAATTTGCCCATCATAAAAACGATGCCCTGCTCTGGAAGGCAGCCGTTCCCTGCATCACTTGGGGTGCGCCCCTCAGGATTCTTTCCACCCACAACAGTAAAAACTCCCTCTTCTATAAGTTTGTCGAAGATACCGCTAAAGGAAAACTCCCCTGGCAGCTTCACCGGACTGATATATATACCGCGGTATCGGAGGGCATTGTGGATACCATCCTGGGGCGCGCTGCTTCGGCGGATGAACGGGAGAAATGGGTTGCTGAACTCA of Ignavibacteriales bacterium contains these proteins:
- the truB gene encoding tRNA pseudouridine(55) synthase TruB translates to MINRKTTQKLDQNAFARGEAILIDKDYRWSSFKVIHEFRKVAGLRKMGHAGTLDPLATGLLIVCTGKMTKQIDTFQNLPKVYTGTITLGKSTPTMDAESQPDAEFSLDGITAEKIRAVLPEFTGEIEQVPPMYSAVNYAGKKLYEIARKGKTVHREPRKVTVTRFEITEINLPEVKFEVECSKGTYIRVLAHDLGARLGCGGYLSELRRTAIGDYHVEDAFTIHELRKMERIELLVEN
- the rbfA gene encoding 30S ribosome-binding factor RbfA, with product MPSHRIEKVENLIKEEISLIFLTRMNDPELGFITITNVKVSPDIKQAKIYISVFDKAKREHVLEKIKNRTGFIRTELAHRVSLRYVPELKFFIDDTLDYVEKIDSLIRQIHKDDKPQDNSEA
- the infB gene encoding translation initiation factor IF-2; the encoded protein is MSEVKEKKKRVSDLSKECNQPSDAMLKFLKDKGFEVKTINSPVTDEMIETAYAQYMKDRKKLEEHREKMRKLDEQRGNIDPAVEEAKKAEEARKAEEARLAEEARLAKEAEEARLAQEAKEAEEAARLEQEVAKEPEPQPEVMAEETPKAAETSAVQEPQPADEAPVVQTEIFADASADKKITTAPKTREQREEEKAKAKSDKKPKDKETSKHPKAEEVKPQPVKPAEAAKPAETAKPEAEGKPKTKTIEDPLERTRRQGAARGLVVKGTIDLTPPKPAPRQDKGVGVKSTVSIAPAQGTDADGKPKKKKIKVKSKPYEEAPVSAAKEKEKEEHPSKKRHKAKKTEIDEKEVKDNIRKTLLNMDDSALGNRAQMRKKKKKERIEEEERREEIKLAEGNRITVTEFIAVSELANLMGVQVGDVIAKCMGLGLMVSINQRLEMETITLVADEFGFQVDFEKEYSATELEDTVDEEETLLFRSPIVTIMGHVDHGKTSLLDYIRRANVVAGEAGGITQHIGAYKVEVGGGKTITFLDTPGHEAFTAMRARGAQVTDIVVLVVAADDAVMPQTVEAINHAKAANVPIVVAINKIDKPGVNLERIKQQLAERNVLVEEWGGKYQSVELSAKTGVNVDLLLEKILLEAEVLDLKANPDRMARGVVVESKLDKGRGVTATVLVQKGTLSIGDPFVAGIYNGRVRAMFDERGNKVLKAGPSTPVLVLGLESSPQAGDQFIVVESERAAREVAIKRQQLKREQDNRQVRHITLDEISRQISIGGVKELPIIVKGDVDGSVEAVADSLMKISTEEVVVRVIHRGVGAISEGDVILAAASNAIIIGFNVRPNLNARKSAEAEGVEIKIYNVIYDAINEIRSALEGMLAPIVSEEITASVEVRETFKVPKVGTVAGCYVLEGKIQRSNKVRLIRDGIVIFNGELTSLKRFKDDVKEVDAGFECGMGIANYNDIKIGDIIEAYKLIETKKKLD
- the nusA gene encoding transcription termination factor NusA, which codes for MNSEIIESFSMIAKEKGIDRDYLIGVVEEVFKTILQKRFGEEARFEVIVNMDRGDIECQLSRVIVETVGNPDLEISLDEVNSRGNEDELDLGDDYIEILPLSSFGRRLVLLAKNTLNQKIRDIEKEVIFADYKKKIGDIVIGEIYQNRKHDILVNHNKNELVLPKNEQIPGEKYIKGRILRAVIKEIRRDKGNPQVIISRADNEFLRRLFEIEIPEIFDGVIEIKAIARQPGMRAKVAVESTDKRVDAVGACIGMKGVRITSIVKELNGENIDVFNWSDDIKTLIIRALNPGKIKNIELDTANKKAIIYAEEKQAGTIVGLRAVNINLASRLTGYDIELIREKKSILELDEDIELPELREELGEELVNLLIENRYDTALDVLRAGKEKIAQIEGIDPDSIDELFRILTEQLTESEG
- a CDS encoding SUMF1/EgtB/PvdO family nonheme iron enzyme, which encodes MRYSAGLLIVLLFSSYLFQACDPGMFLPVSDYATIKGVVMNTSGETLQGVTITIDPWRNPVTTDKSGSYAFYDLGQGTYTVTASLPGYHVESRTFYIRRGKVTQNDIIMNKVTSGITFSWSELPGGVFAMGDIYQEGDADELPVHPVRLSPFSISTFEITYIQYDEFCQQTGRPLPRDNGIRGARPVVNITWLDADAFCKWISFHQGIVVRLPTEAEWEYAARSGGDSTRYSGTNETAQLMNYAWYLDNSGGKTYPVQGKFSNRLGIADMSGNVWEWVQDSYSASYYQECLDSAEVTNPRGPVSGVYKILRGGSYRSSAANCRVFNRQNMNPDYYSHDVGFRVVKIN
- a CDS encoding DUF935 family protein, which translates into the protein MNLPLLTKEIALRQSADYYQRFMAALPDPDPVLQKTGKGIEAYRELTTDAHLYSVIQQRKAGVLSLPREVTGESYIQPVIESLLERLDSDTLISQILNAPLFGYTVLEITWEPVYINGRKWILPARAEEKPQEWFRFDQMNRLRYRSLSSPEGIPLPDKKFLLVQNDATYINPYGEKVLSRCYWPVLFKKNGLEIWVSFTQRYGLPFVIGKQPASSTPEASAELMQTLEEMITTSAAVIPDNTSVEIISFPSGASIDAYRYFLEFMNSEISKAVLTQTLTTELQQRGSYAAARTHSDQLAKLHLADARLAEKTINRMLRWIAEINSPAADAASIPRFRFDISSLIPETNKENHD